From Bacillus solimangrovi, one genomic window encodes:
- a CDS encoding YlaH-like family protein has translation MEAMVMDRMSFFATLFKVYENPEMGMLLLYFTIFALSVIVYRLGFAKKLPILQNIVIYSVLAFGCTVLTFLGAFLPVAEGLVIATLVLGVYKIRLKQSQKTEKQA, from the coding sequence ATGGAAGCGATGGTAATGGATCGTATGTCATTTTTTGCAACCCTTTTTAAAGTATATGAAAACCCTGAAATGGGCATGCTTTTGCTTTATTTTACAATATTTGCGTTATCAGTTATTGTTTATAGGTTAGGTTTTGCGAAAAAATTGCCAATTTTACAGAATATTGTTATTTATTCGGTTTTGGCATTCGGATGTACGGTTCTAACTTTTTTAGGTGCTTTTTTACCTGTCGCAGAAGGACTTGTAATTGCTACTCTTGTGCTTGGTGTTTACAAGATTCGCCTGAAGCAATCTCAAAAAACTGAAAAGCAAGCATAA
- a CDS encoding YlaI family protein produces MRVKCVLCEKIDNLNDDDKLAKRLRNRPIHTYMCNECYERIEKRTIERKATGNFKLYEDQKKNEDW; encoded by the coding sequence ATGAGAGTTAAATGTGTATTATGTGAAAAGATAGATAATCTTAACGATGATGATAAGCTTGCAAAGAGATTACGTAACCGTCCTATCCATACATATATGTGTAATGAATGTTATGAACGGATCGAAAAGAGGACAATTGAACGAAAAGCAACAGGGAATTTTAAGCTTTACGAAGACCAGAAAAAGAATGAAGACTGGTAA
- a CDS encoding pyridoxamine 5'-phosphate oxidase family protein, with amino-acid sequence MANRVETHLTDELLLELQKERYVTIATVDFETGGPNVNAISWVYAVDEQHVRFAVDNRSRIIDNVSENKHVTITVIANGTTYSISGTAQVKVDKMEDIPLKLALVEIEVNAVRDVMFYGSKITQNVEYDKTYDKAAAEKLDRQVMDAMKRA; translated from the coding sequence ATGGCAAATCGAGTTGAAACACATTTAACTGATGAATTGCTTTTGGAACTTCAAAAGGAACGTTACGTGACTATTGCAACGGTTGACTTTGAAACAGGTGGACCAAATGTAAATGCTATTTCATGGGTGTATGCAGTTGATGAACAACATGTACGCTTCGCAGTAGATAATCGATCTCGAATTATTGATAATGTTTCTGAGAATAAACATGTAACGATTACTGTTATTGCAAATGGGACAACTTATTCAATTAGTGGAACGGCACAAGTCAAGGTTGATAAGATGGAAGATATACCATTGAAGTTAGCGTTAGTTGAGATTGAAGTAAATGCGGTTCGTGATGTGATGTTCTATGGGTCAAAGATTACACAAAATGTAGAGTACGACAAAACATATGATAAAGCTGCGGCTGAAAAGTTAGACCGTCAAGTTATGGATGCAATGAAAAGAGCTTAG
- a CDS encoding YhcN/YlaJ family sporulation lipoprotein, with product MIRIILLLTAITLTACQTANNDEAAFQTKQNADPLVVYTQDEKKIQKSANEIAKHLVELSTSVPNVNDATAIVTGKYAIVGIDVDKETDRSHVGSIKYSVAEALQQDPYGARAIVVADPDSLERLKGIQRKVSDGHPISAFTEELSAIIGRVIPQVPSDLRPVPISEEKESGPLKDEGNKQLQEEQQKQAQEVK from the coding sequence TTGATACGTATTATCTTACTGCTAACAGCAATTACATTAACTGCATGTCAAACGGCAAATAATGATGAAGCAGCATTTCAAACAAAACAAAATGCTGATCCACTTGTCGTATATACGCAAGATGAAAAAAAGATTCAAAAAAGCGCAAATGAAATCGCCAAACATCTTGTCGAACTATCAACTAGTGTACCTAACGTGAATGATGCAACAGCAATTGTTACTGGGAAGTATGCGATAGTGGGAATTGACGTAGATAAGGAAACCGATCGATCACATGTTGGATCTATTAAATATTCTGTTGCTGAAGCACTTCAACAAGATCCATATGGGGCAAGAGCCATCGTAGTCGCCGATCCAGATTCTTTGGAACGATTAAAAGGCATACAAAGAAAAGTTTCAGATGGACATCCAATAAGTGCATTTACTGAGGAATTATCTGCAATTATTGGTCGGGTCATCCCACAAGTACCTAGTGATTTACGCCCAGTCCCTATTTCTGAGGAAAAAGAAAGTGGACCATTGAAGGATGAAGGTAATAAACAACTCCAAGAAGAACAACAAAAACAAGCTCAAGAAGTTAAATAA
- a CDS encoding PhoH family protein codes for MRKIYVLDTNVLLQDPRSIFSFEENEVVVPAVVLEEVDSKKRNMDELGKNARQVSRIIDGMRSLGKIHEEIPLENGGVFRIELNHRSFHKMKDVFAETTNDNRILAVALNLFLEEKDKEQGCPVILVSKDVLMRVKADALGLQAEDFLNDRVVEHNDSYCGFQHQLITSESLNSFYEHNEIDFSEFSSETFYPNEFVMMKDVLTQTQSAIGVVDKNNKKVRRCLFEKEQIWGIKPRNAQQVMGVELLLNQNIPLVTLTGKAGTGKTLLALAAGLFQTEDLGLYKKLLVARPIVPVGKDIGYLPGEKEEKLKPWVQPIYDNLEFLFNTKKPGELDRILAGIGSIQVEALTYIRGRSIPEQYIIIDEAQNLTKHEVKTILTRVGEKSKIVLMGDPEQIDHPYLDEYNNGLAYVVEKFKDQQVSGHVRFIKGERSSLAQLAADLL; via the coding sequence TTGAGAAAAATCTATGTTTTAGATACAAACGTACTTCTGCAGGATCCACGATCAATTTTTTCGTTCGAAGAAAATGAAGTGGTAGTTCCTGCCGTAGTATTAGAAGAAGTTGATTCAAAAAAGCGAAACATGGATGAACTCGGAAAAAATGCAAGACAAGTATCAAGAATCATTGATGGTATGAGAAGCCTAGGAAAGATCCATGAAGAAATACCACTTGAAAACGGAGGTGTTTTTAGGATTGAGTTAAACCATCGTTCATTTCATAAAATGAAGGATGTGTTTGCTGAGACTACAAATGATAATCGAATTTTAGCAGTCGCATTAAATCTGTTCCTTGAAGAGAAGGATAAAGAACAAGGCTGTCCGGTAATTTTAGTAAGTAAAGATGTTTTAATGAGGGTAAAAGCTGATGCATTAGGATTGCAAGCAGAGGACTTCTTAAATGACAGGGTTGTCGAACATAATGATAGTTATTGTGGCTTTCAACATCAGTTAATAACATCTGAGTCATTGAATAGTTTTTACGAGCACAATGAGATTGATTTCTCAGAATTCTCATCTGAAACTTTCTATCCAAACGAATTTGTAATGATGAAAGATGTATTAACACAGACACAGTCGGCTATAGGTGTGGTAGACAAAAACAACAAGAAAGTTCGAAGGTGCTTATTTGAGAAGGAGCAAATATGGGGAATTAAACCACGAAATGCACAACAAGTCATGGGAGTAGAATTATTACTTAATCAAAATATTCCGCTCGTAACTTTAACAGGAAAAGCAGGAACTGGAAAGACACTTCTAGCTCTTGCAGCAGGGTTGTTTCAAACGGAAGATCTCGGCCTTTATAAGAAATTATTAGTTGCAAGGCCCATCGTTCCTGTTGGTAAAGATATCGGGTATTTACCAGGTGAAAAGGAAGAAAAGTTAAAACCATGGGTACAACCGATTTATGATAACTTAGAATTTCTATTTAACACGAAAAAACCAGGAGAGCTTGATCGAATTCTTGCTGGAATTGGATCTATTCAAGTGGAAGCATTAACATATATTCGAGGTAGGAGTATCCCTGAGCAGTATATTATTATTGATGAAGCGCAGAACTTGACAAAACATGAAGTGAAAACGATTTTAACGAGGGTAGGGGAAAAGAGTAAGATTGTTTTAATGGGTGACCCAGAACAGATTGATCATCCGTATTTGGACGAGTATAACAATGGATTAGCATATGTTGTTGAAAAATTTAAAGATCAGCAAGTGAGTGGTCATGTTCGTTTTATTAAAGGTGAGCGATCTTCATTAGCACAGCTTGCAGCAGATTTATTATAA
- the glsA gene encoding glutaminase A produces MICENQQELESYVAHARHWTQKGKVADYIPALAKANQAALAVSIYEPGKHCFSAGEVEHKFTLQSISKVLALAVALEDIGEEAVFEHIGMEPTGDPFNSIIKLETYKPSKPLNPMINAGALAVTSLIRGSNNHERLERLLHFIQDITNNSNVKVCEEVAQSEFDTSFLNRSMCYYMKQHNVISGDVEEILELYTKQCAVEVSCRDLARIGAVFAFDGKDPDTDRRIFPTNVARICKTFMVTCGMYNASGEFAIKVGIPAKSGVSGGIMCAVPGRIGIGIFSPALDEKGNSLAGMRLLEKMAKAYDLSMF; encoded by the coding sequence ATGATTTGTGAAAACCAACAAGAGCTTGAAAGCTACGTAGCACATGCTAGGCATTGGACGCAAAAGGGCAAGGTGGCTGATTATATCCCAGCTTTAGCAAAAGCTAATCAAGCAGCTCTCGCAGTATCAATATATGAACCGGGTAAACATTGTTTTTCAGCAGGAGAAGTTGAACATAAGTTTACGTTGCAAAGTATTTCAAAGGTACTTGCATTAGCGGTTGCACTAGAAGATATAGGTGAGGAAGCAGTGTTTGAACATATTGGTATGGAGCCAACAGGAGACCCGTTTAATTCAATTATTAAGCTGGAGACGTATAAGCCATCTAAGCCATTGAATCCAATGATAAATGCAGGTGCTCTTGCAGTAACTAGTTTGATAAGAGGTTCAAATAATCATGAAAGATTAGAACGTTTACTTCACTTCATTCAGGATATAACGAACAATAGTAATGTGAAAGTATGTGAAGAAGTGGCACAATCTGAGTTTGATACTAGTTTTTTAAATCGATCGATGTGTTATTACATGAAACAACATAATGTTATTTCTGGTGATGTTGAAGAGATATTAGAATTATATACAAAACAATGTGCAGTTGAAGTGTCATGTCGAGATTTAGCACGTATAGGTGCCGTTTTTGCATTTGACGGTAAGGATCCGGATACTGATAGGAGAATTTTCCCGACTAACGTTGCGAGGATTTGTAAAACATTTATGGTTACTTGTGGAATGTATAATGCATCTGGAGAATTTGCTATTAAGGTAGGTATACCAGCTAAGAGTGGTGTCTCTGGAGGTATTATGTGTGCCGTCCCGGGTAGAATCGGTATAGGAATTTTCAGCCCCGCACTTGATGAGAAAGGAAATAGTTTAGCTGGAATGCGTTTATTAGAAAAGATGGCTAAGGCGTATGATTTAAGTATGTTTTAG
- a CDS encoding YlaN family protein yields the protein MSSDMLVNHREKAHALLKADADKILKLIKVQMDNLTMPQCPLYEEVLDTQMFGLSREIDFAIRLGLIEEPEGKILLESLERELSALHEASTKS from the coding sequence GTGTCCAGTGATATGCTCGTTAACCATCGTGAGAAAGCTCATGCGCTATTAAAAGCAGATGCGGATAAGATATTGAAGCTTATCAAAGTTCAAATGGATAACTTAACGATGCCACAATGCCCTCTTTATGAGGAAGTTTTAGATACACAAATGTTTGGTCTTTCAAGAGAAATTGATTTTGCCATTCGACTTGGCTTGATTGAAGAGCCTGAAGGAAAGATTTTGTTAGAATCGTTAGAACGTGAACTTTCCGCGCTACATGAGGCATCAACTAAATCTTAG
- the ftsW gene encoding putative lipid II flippase FtsW — translation MLKKVLKSYDYSLVVLPILLSIFGVIMVYSSSMVWAVMINEGSTDLYYKRQLIWFWISLVAFFFAAAVPYTIYKRFVKLIFFASPILLIIVLLFGVERNNAKSWLEIGGFGFQPAEFIKVGLIIYLSAVFARKQSYIDRFWPAFGPPLLFTGIVFLLIFIQPDLGTGSIILLIAYVMVCSSGIRLKHWLRLTGAGIIAVLLMIPFLSPEQISRFTSAYDPFSSPLKHGYQVINGYIAIANGGVTGKGLGESVQKFGYLPEPHTDFIMAIISEELGIFGVSFVLLSLFFIIIRGLHIARKNDDPFASLLAIGISSMIGIQSGINLGALLGILPVTGVTLPFVSYGGSSLFILMFSVGILVNISMFTNLKVNNKQQKDFQLST, via the coding sequence ATGTTAAAAAAAGTGTTAAAATCATATGATTATTCATTAGTTGTATTACCTATCCTTTTAAGTATTTTTGGGGTAATTATGGTGTATAGCTCGAGTATGGTATGGGCGGTTATGATAAACGAAGGGTCAACTGATTTGTATTATAAAAGACAGTTGATATGGTTTTGGATTTCTTTAGTTGCATTTTTCTTTGCAGCAGCAGTTCCGTATACTATATATAAGCGATTTGTGAAGCTTATCTTCTTTGCAAGTCCAATTTTGTTAATTATCGTTTTATTATTTGGGGTAGAGCGGAATAATGCAAAATCATGGCTTGAAATTGGAGGTTTTGGTTTTCAACCAGCGGAATTTATTAAGGTTGGTTTAATCATCTATCTGTCTGCTGTATTTGCTCGTAAGCAATCTTATATCGACCGATTTTGGCCTGCATTTGGTCCACCATTACTTTTTACTGGTATCGTTTTTCTATTAATATTTATCCAACCAGATTTAGGGACGGGTAGCATCATTTTACTTATTGCTTATGTGATGGTCTGTAGTTCAGGAATTCGTTTAAAGCATTGGTTAAGGTTAACAGGTGCTGGAATTATTGCAGTGTTGCTTATGATTCCGTTTTTAAGTCCTGAACAAATCTCTCGCTTTACTAGTGCGTATGATCCATTTTCTTCTCCACTAAAACATGGTTATCAGGTGATTAATGGATATATTGCAATTGCAAATGGTGGTGTAACTGGGAAAGGATTAGGTGAGAGTGTTCAAAAGTTTGGCTATTTACCTGAGCCACATACCGATTTCATTATGGCGATCATCTCAGAAGAACTTGGTATCTTTGGCGTAAGTTTCGTATTATTAAGCCTTTTCTTTATTATTATTCGAGGTCTTCATATCGCTCGAAAAAATGATGATCCATTCGCTTCTTTACTTGCAATAGGAATTAGTAGCATGATTGGCATACAGTCAGGAATAAATCTTGGGGCGTTGCTCGGTATACTACCAGTAACTGGAGTAACGTTGCCGTTTGTTAGTTACGGTGGTTCCTCTTTATTCATACTAATGTTTTCAGTAGGTATCCTAGTGAATATTTCGATGTTTACAAATTTAAAAGTTAATAATAAACAGCAAAAAGACTTTCAATTATCTACATAA
- the pyc gene encoding pyruvate carboxylase produces the protein MSERKINKILVANRGEIAIRVFRACTELGIRTVAVYSKEDTGSYHRYKADEAYLVGEDKKPIDAYLDIEGIIEIAKANNVDAIHPGYGFLSENIKFARRCEEEGIIFIGPESNHLEMFGDKVKAREQAINADIPVIPGTDGPVDGFEEVEEFGEAHGYPLMVKASLGGGGRGMRIVRNKESLKESFERAKSEAQAAFGSDEMYVEKFIENPKHIEVQILGDKHGNVVHLFERDCSVQRRHQKVVEVAPSVSLSADLRDRICDAAVKLMQNIDYVNAGTVEFLVTNDDFFFIEVNPRVQVEHTITEMVTGIDIVQSQILISEGFELHSKELAIPTQDKIVTNGYAIQSRVTTEDPQNNFMPDTGKIMAYRSGGGFGVRLDAGNSYQGAVITPYYDSLLVKLSTWALSFDHAVSKMIRNLREFRIRGIKTNIAFLENVVNHQDFRTGNYNTSFIDSAPELFVFPKRHDRGTKMLSFIANTTINGFEGVEKEKKPVFDKPRMPGVKMSEPIAAGTKQILDEHGPEGLAKWLKDQKEVLLTDTTFRDAHQSLLATRLRSRDLIQIAEPTARLLPNLFSVEMWGGATFDVSYRFLKEDPWKRLIKMREKMPNVLFQMLLRASNAVGYKNYPDNLIEEFVQKSADAGIDVFRIFDSLNWVDGMKVAIEAVRKTGKVAEATVCYTGDILDPSRSKYDLEYYKKIAKELEDAGAHILGIKDMAGLLKPQAAFELISALKETIDIPIHLHTHDTSGNGIYTYARAIEAGVDVVDVATSSMAGLTSQPSASTLCYALEGNDRKPNIDINAYEELGHYWEDVRKYYKPFESGMVAPHSEIYMHEMPGGQYSNLQQQAKAVGLGNRWGEVKDMYRRVNMLFGDVVKVTPSSKVVGDMALYMVQNDLIEDDVYERGETLDFPDSVVELFQGYLGQPYQGFPKELQQVILKGKEAINVRPGELLEPVNFTEVQKELFKKLDRQVTSHDIISYGLYPKVYMDYQSFYDTYGDMSVLDTPTFFYGMRLGEEIEVEIEHGKTLIVKLVSIGHAQVDGTRVVYFEFNGQPREVIIKDNKVQTTVEVKKKADKSNQNHIGASMPGTVIKVVCEKGEKVKKGDHLIITEAMKMETTVQAPFDGTIKDIHVNNGEAIQTGDLLIELES, from the coding sequence ATGTCAGAAAGAAAAATTAATAAAATCCTCGTCGCAAACCGTGGAGAAATTGCCATCCGTGTTTTTCGTGCTTGTACAGAATTAGGAATTCGGACAGTTGCAGTATATTCGAAAGAAGATACAGGTTCATATCACCGTTATAAAGCAGATGAAGCATACCTCGTAGGAGAAGATAAAAAACCGATCGATGCATATCTAGATATTGAAGGAATTATTGAAATCGCCAAAGCGAATAATGTGGACGCCATTCATCCTGGTTACGGATTTTTGTCGGAAAATATTAAATTTGCTAGACGATGTGAAGAAGAGGGTATCATATTTATCGGGCCTGAAAGTAATCACCTTGAAATGTTTGGAGATAAGGTGAAGGCCCGTGAGCAAGCTATCAATGCAGACATTCCTGTTATTCCTGGTACAGATGGACCTGTAGACGGATTTGAAGAAGTAGAGGAATTTGGAGAAGCTCATGGTTATCCACTAATGGTTAAAGCTTCATTAGGTGGTGGTGGACGAGGCATGCGTATCGTCCGCAATAAGGAATCATTAAAAGAATCGTTCGAACGTGCAAAATCTGAAGCACAAGCAGCTTTTGGTTCAGATGAGATGTATGTTGAGAAATTCATCGAAAATCCAAAACATATTGAAGTGCAGATTCTTGGGGACAAACACGGTAATGTCGTTCACCTGTTTGAACGTGATTGCTCTGTTCAACGTCGACACCAAAAAGTTGTAGAAGTAGCACCAAGTGTATCACTTAGTGCAGATCTTCGTGATCGTATTTGTGATGCTGCAGTTAAACTTATGCAAAATATCGATTATGTGAATGCTGGGACGGTAGAATTTCTAGTAACGAATGATGACTTTTTCTTTATAGAAGTTAACCCACGTGTCCAAGTAGAGCACACAATTACAGAAATGGTAACAGGGATTGATATCGTACAATCACAAATTTTAATTTCTGAAGGATTTGAGTTACATAGTAAAGAATTGGCAATTCCAACACAAGATAAGATCGTAACAAACGGATATGCTATTCAATCCCGTGTGACAACAGAGGATCCACAAAATAATTTCATGCCAGATACTGGTAAAATAATGGCGTATCGAAGTGGTGGTGGATTTGGAGTTCGTCTTGATGCAGGAAATAGTTATCAAGGTGCTGTAATTACACCATACTATGATTCTTTGTTAGTGAAATTAAGCACATGGGCATTATCATTTGACCATGCTGTATCAAAAATGATTCGAAATTTACGGGAATTCCGTATTCGTGGAATTAAAACGAATATAGCCTTTTTAGAGAACGTTGTTAATCATCAAGATTTCCGAACAGGTAACTATAATACATCGTTTATTGATTCGGCACCAGAGTTATTTGTTTTTCCTAAACGTCATGACCGTGGAACTAAGATGTTATCCTTCATTGCAAATACAACAATCAATGGTTTCGAAGGTGTAGAAAAAGAGAAAAAACCAGTATTTGATAAACCGAGAATGCCTGGTGTTAAGATGAGTGAGCCAATTGCGGCAGGTACGAAACAAATCTTAGATGAACATGGTCCAGAAGGGCTAGCTAAATGGTTAAAAGATCAAAAAGAAGTATTGCTGACGGATACAACGTTCAGGGATGCACATCAGTCATTGCTTGCAACACGTTTGCGTTCTCGTGATTTGATTCAAATTGCTGAACCGACTGCACGACTACTTCCTAATTTGTTCTCTGTTGAAATGTGGGGAGGCGCAACCTTTGATGTTTCCTATCGTTTCTTGAAAGAAGATCCGTGGAAACGCCTAATAAAAATGAGAGAAAAAATGCCAAATGTTTTGTTCCAAATGTTATTACGAGCTTCAAACGCGGTTGGATATAAAAATTACCCAGACAATCTGATTGAAGAATTTGTACAAAAATCAGCAGATGCAGGTATTGATGTATTCCGTATTTTCGATAGCTTGAACTGGGTTGACGGAATGAAAGTAGCAATTGAAGCAGTAAGAAAAACGGGTAAAGTTGCTGAAGCAACAGTGTGTTATACAGGTGATATTTTAGATCCATCCAGAAGTAAATATGATTTAGAATATTATAAGAAGATTGCAAAAGAGCTTGAAGATGCAGGCGCACACATTCTTGGAATTAAAGATATGGCAGGATTATTGAAACCACAAGCAGCTTTTGAGCTTATTTCAGCTCTTAAAGAAACAATCGATATTCCAATTCATTTGCATACGCATGACACGAGTGGTAATGGGATTTACACTTATGCAAGAGCAATTGAAGCGGGAGTTGATGTTGTTGACGTTGCAACAAGTTCAATGGCAGGTTTAACATCTCAACCAAGTGCAAGTACATTGTGTTACGCACTTGAAGGGAATGATCGAAAGCCTAATATTGACATTAATGCCTATGAAGAGCTTGGTCATTATTGGGAAGACGTTCGAAAATATTACAAACCATTCGAATCAGGAATGGTGGCACCTCATAGTGAAATCTATATGCATGAAATGCCTGGTGGTCAATATTCAAACTTACAGCAACAAGCGAAAGCAGTGGGACTTGGCAATCGATGGGGAGAAGTTAAGGACATGTATCGACGCGTCAACATGTTATTTGGTGATGTTGTTAAGGTAACACCATCATCAAAAGTTGTTGGGGATATGGCATTATACATGGTACAAAATGATTTAATTGAAGACGATGTATATGAGCGTGGTGAAACGTTAGATTTCCCTGATTCAGTTGTTGAGTTATTCCAAGGATACCTTGGACAGCCTTATCAAGGTTTTCCAAAAGAGCTGCAGCAAGTTATTTTGAAGGGGAAAGAAGCAATAAATGTTCGACCTGGTGAATTACTCGAACCAGTTAATTTCACAGAAGTTCAAAAGGAGCTATTTAAGAAATTAGACCGTCAAGTAACGAGCCATGATATAATTAGCTACGGATTATATCCAAAAGTATATATGGATTATCAAAGCTTCTATGATACGTATGGAGATATGTCAGTTTTGGATACACCAACATTCTTCTATGGAATGCGCCTAGGTGAAGAGATTGAAGTAGAGATTGAGCACGGAAAAACGTTAATTGTTAAGTTAGTCTCTATCGGTCATGCACAAGTAGATGGTACACGTGTTGTATATTTTGAATTTAATGGACAACCGCGAGAAGTAATTATAAAGGATAATAAAGTCCAAACAACTGTAGAAGTGAAAAAGAAAGCGGATAAGTCTAATCAAAACCACATTGGTGCATCCATGCCAGGTACAGTTATTAAAGTAGTATGTGAAAAAGGCGAAAAAGTGAAAAAAGGAGATCACCTCATCATTACTGAAGCTATGAAAATGGAAACGACAGTGCAAGCTCCGTTTGATGGAACAATTAAAGATATCCATGTAAATAATGGTGAAGCAATACAGACAGGTGATTTGTTAATTGAATTAGAGTCTTAA
- a CDS encoding COX15/CtaA family protein — translation MQKLFKALAVVTSFVMLFVLIGGSLVTKTGSGDGCGDSWPLCNGELIPSQITFELIIELSHRLVSGTAGILVIILAIWSWKRIGHIRETKFLASMSVIFLIAQALFGAAAVVWGQSDTVLAIHFGISLISFATVLLLTLLIFEVDKKFDAKSVVIAKGMRMQIYALIVYLYAVVYTGALVRHTNSSLACQDFPLCTNGSFSLPATMYEWVQMGHRLAALILFVWTFVLMIKVYKQYRDQKVLVYSITTTFILLCLQALSGIATVFTLMNYIVIPLMHALFVSCAFAVLSYLVLLANRSSKNEKEQNRAA, via the coding sequence GTGCAAAAACTATTTAAAGCTCTGGCAGTAGTCACATCCTTTGTTATGCTGTTCGTATTAATTGGTGGCTCACTTGTGACAAAAACTGGTTCTGGAGATGGGTGCGGGGATTCATGGCCACTATGTAATGGAGAATTAATCCCTTCGCAAATTACTTTTGAACTTATTATTGAATTAAGCCACCGACTTGTTTCAGGAACTGCGGGGATTCTAGTAATTATTCTTGCGATTTGGTCGTGGAAACGTATTGGACATATACGTGAAACTAAATTTTTGGCTAGCATGTCTGTTATCTTCTTAATTGCCCAAGCATTGTTCGGGGCTGCTGCCGTAGTTTGGGGCCAGTCAGATACAGTTCTAGCAATACACTTTGGAATCTCACTGATTTCTTTCGCTACAGTGTTACTACTAACGTTGCTTATCTTTGAGGTTGATAAAAAATTCGATGCTAAATCAGTAGTTATTGCTAAAGGAATGCGAATGCAAATATACGCTCTAATTGTATACTTGTATGCTGTCGTATATACTGGCGCACTAGTTCGTCATACGAATTCTTCACTCGCTTGTCAAGACTTCCCATTATGTACAAATGGTTCTTTTTCACTACCTGCAACAATGTATGAATGGGTACAAATGGGACACCGACTAGCGGCACTTATTTTATTTGTTTGGACATTCGTACTGATGATTAAGGTATACAAACAATATCGTGACCAAAAAGTACTTGTTTATAGCATCACGACAACATTTATTCTACTTTGCTTACAAGCTCTATCAGGCATCGCAACTGTGTTTACATTAATGAACTATATTGTCATTCCATTAATGCATGCATTATTTGTATCATGTGCTTTTGCTGTTTTAAGTTATCTTGTTCTACTCGCAAATCGTAGCTCCAAAAACGAGAAAGAACAAAATCGAGCAGCATAA
- the cyoE gene encoding heme o synthase produces MSNPRTIDSTADQMIENRPQVSARTNLWGDFLALIKVGIINSNLITTFTGLWLALHYTNQDFIANIDNVLFAIFGTALVIAGGCTLNNYYDRDIDHIMERTKNRPTVTGNISLTKVLTMGIGFTILGTVLLAFASITAAIFGLIGFFSYVVLYTMWSKRRFTLNTIVGSISGAVPPLIGWAAIDSSLHPVAWVLFLIVFIWQTPHFLALAMKKCEDYRAAGIPMLPVVHGFAFTKRQIIIYVICLLPVPFYLSSLGLVYVIIAGILGFGWVALSIAGFYMKDDLKWATMMFIYSLNYLTILFVAMVVVTI; encoded by the coding sequence ATGAGTAATCCGAGGACGATAGACAGCACTGCTGATCAAATGATCGAGAATCGCCCTCAAGTTAGTGCACGCACCAACCTTTGGGGGGATTTTCTTGCGCTTATTAAAGTTGGGATTATTAATTCTAATTTAATAACAACGTTTACAGGGCTTTGGTTAGCCTTACATTATACGAATCAGGATTTCATAGCGAATATCGACAATGTATTATTCGCAATATTTGGTACAGCCCTTGTAATTGCTGGCGGTTGCACATTGAATAATTATTATGATAGAGATATTGATCATATTATGGAGAGGACTAAAAACCGCCCAACTGTAACAGGTAATATTAGTTTGACAAAAGTATTAACAATGGGTATCGGATTTACAATACTCGGTACAGTTTTATTGGCTTTTGCATCTATAACTGCCGCTATCTTTGGTCTAATTGGTTTCTTCAGTTATGTCGTTCTTTACACGATGTGGTCGAAACGTAGATTCACACTAAATACGATTGTAGGAAGTATCTCAGGAGCAGTTCCGCCATTAATTGGTTGGGCAGCGATTGATTCTTCTCTACATCCAGTCGCATGGGTTTTATTTTTAATCGTCTTTATTTGGCAAACTCCGCACTTCTTAGCACTTGCTATGAAAAAGTGTGAAGATTACCGTGCAGCAGGTATTCCAATGTTACCAGTTGTTCACGGGTTTGCATTTACAAAACGCCAAATTATTATATATGTTATTTGTTTATTACCAGTTCCATTCTACTTATCTTCTCTTGGATTAGTATATGTAATCATCGCTGGTATTTTAGGTTTTGGATGGGTTGCATTATCAATAGCAGGCTTCTATATGAAAGATGATTTGAAGTGGGCGACAATGATGTTTATTTATTCATTAAACTATTTAACAATTTTATTCGTAGCGATGGTAGTTGTGACAATATAA